A segment of the Alphaproteobacteria bacterium genome:
ATATCCTTTACCAACTTGATTTTGTTAAACCAGGAATGAGTCCCAAAGCGCCTAGCTCTCTGAGGGCAATCCTAGATAATTTGAAATGACGATAAAAGCCACGTGGACGACCTGTTAACTCACAACGATTGCGCACACGTGTTGGATTCGCATTACGTGGCAGGCGTGCAAGTTTACGTCTTGCATCAAAACGCTCTTGATCTGTTAAAGAACGATCTTTAGAGATGTCTTTTAACTTTGTATAGCGGTTATGATGTTGCTCAACTAATTTCTTTCTGTTGAGATTTTTTTGAATTGAACTTTCTTTAGCCATTTTATCCTCTATCTTTTCTGAAATGGCATGCCAAACCCGTTAAGGAGTGACAAAGCTTCTTCATTGGTTTTAGCCGTTGTTACAATAATGATGTCCATTCCACGGATATCATCAACTGTATCATAATCGATCTCAGGGAATACAATCTGCTCTTTAAGACCAAATGCATAGTTACCTTTACCATCAAAACTTTTAGAAGACAGACCACGGAAGTCACGTACACGAGGTAACGCAACGGTGATCAAACGATCGAGCATATCATACATTCTTGCGCCACGAAGAGTCACTTTACAGCCGATTGACATTCCTTCACGCAATTTATAAATAGCAACAGACTTTTTCGCTTTTGTTTCAACTGCTTTTTGACCTGCAATCAAAGTTAATTCTTCAGAAGCTTTTTTAACTTTTTTACTGTCTCTAACGGCTTCACCCACACCCATATTGATCACGATTTTCTCAATCGTTGGAATTTGCATATCATTCTTGTATGCGAATTCTGTTTTCAATTGTGGACGAATTGTCTTTTCATATAATTCTTTAAATCTTGGTTTATACATCTTATGCACCTGTCACAACAGAGCCAGTTTTCTTGAAAAAACGGACTTTTGTATTTGCTTTATCCATACGATAACCAACCTTTGACCCTGTCTTAGCGGCTTCATCATATAGAGCTATGTTTGAAATGTGAATTGAAGATTCTTTAGAAACAATACCACCTGCATTAACATGTGTTTGTTTCTGATGACGCGTAACCAAGTTAATTCCTTTAACCAATGCACGGTTCTCTTTTGGCATAACTTGTAAAACTTCACCAACCTTACCCTTATCACGACCAGTTACAACAATAACTTTATCATTCTTACGAATTTTTAATTTAACTGACATTTATAGAACCTCCGGCGCCAATGAAATAATTTTCATAAAGCCCTGTGTACGCAATTCGCGTGCAACCGGACCAAATACACGTGTTCCAACTGGATCACCATTTTCATTGATGAGCACACAAGCATTCTTATCAAATCGTATTGCTGAATCTTTGCGTTGCAATGTCCTTTTTTGGCGGACAATAACTGCCTTATATTTTTTACCTTTTTCCGCTTTTGTGTTCGGTAAAGCTTCTTTAACCGTCACTAAAACGCGGTCACCAATCTCAGCAGTTCTCTTGTTTGACCCACCATAAATCTGGATGACCATAACTTTTCGAGCGCCACTATTATCGGCAACTTCCAACATAGTTTGTTTTTGTACCATAATTCACCTTTTCACTTGCATGGTTTTTCTTAAACTTAAGAAACCTTTGCCGTTTCTGCTTCCTTTCTTCCAGAGACAAAGAAAGACTTTGTCTTCGAAATCGGTGAGCATTCTGTAATATACACCTCATCTCCAATTTTATAAAGATTTTTTTCATCATGAGCCTGAAATTTTTTAGACTTTTTGATATATTTCTTCAAAATTGGATGCATAACCTTGCGTTCAACCTGTACAGAGACTGTTTTATCTCCTTTATCTTGAACAACAACACCTTGCATTACGCGCTTAACCATTTTACGTTCTCCTCATTACTTCGATTGAGATTGATTTAGATGAGTTTTCATCTGAGCAATCTCACGACGAATCTGACGAAAACGTGCAGGATTCTCTAATTGTCCAGACACCATTTGAAACCTTAGGTTCATAGATTCTTTTTTCAAATCCAGAACTTTCTTTTCAATTTCATCATTTGTCATTTTTTTAATATCACTTTGCTTCATCTTTAAACTCCTTCAACTGGACGGGCAACAAATTTTGTTTTAACAGGAAGTTTTGCAGATGCCAATTCAAATGCTCTCTTTGCAACATCAAGAGGAACACCATCTAATTCAAACATAATACGTCCTGGATGTACTCTGCAGGCCCAAAATTCAGGTGATCCTTTACCTGACCCCATACGAACCTCAGCAGGCTTTTTAGAAACAGCAACATCTGGGAAAATACGGATCCATAGACGACCTTGACGTTTCATATGCCTTGTAATCGCTCTACGTGCAGCTTCAATTTGTCTTGCTGTAACGCGATTAGGCTCAATTGATTTCAGACCATAGGCACCAAAATTTAATAATGCACCACTTGTCGCTTTGCCGTGAATGCGACCTTTATGCATTTTTCTGTGCTTGGTTCTTTTTGGTTGTAACATTTTTTAACCCTTCTTTCTTATCGACTCATTTGATGTTGTTTCAAACGTTTATCTTGTGCATATGGATCATTCTCCATAATATCACCACGATAAATCCAAACTTTAACACCAATAATACCATAGGTTGTTAATGCCTCAGCATGATGATAATCAATATCAGCACGCAATGTATGTAGTGGCACACGACCTTCTCTATACCATTCAGTTCTTGCGATTTCTGCA
Coding sequences within it:
- the rpsQ gene encoding 30S ribosomal protein S17, yielding MVKRVMQGVVVQDKGDKTVSVQVERKVMHPILKKYIKKSKKFQAHDEKNLYKIGDEVYITECSPISKTKSFFVSGRKEAETAKVS
- the rplX gene encoding 50S ribosomal protein L24, with amino-acid sequence MSVKLKIRKNDKVIVVTGRDKGKVGEVLQVMPKENRALVKGINLVTRHQKQTHVNAGGIVSKESSIHISNIALYDEAAKTGSKVGYRMDKANTKVRFFKKTGSVVTGA
- the rpsN gene encoding 30S ribosomal protein S14, whose protein sequence is MAKESSIQKNLNRKKLVEQHHNRYTKLKDISKDRSLTDQERFDARRKLARLPRNANPTRVRNRCELTGRPRGFYRHFKLSRIALRELGALGLIPGLTKSSW
- the rplN gene encoding 50S ribosomal protein L14, whose translation is MVQKQTMLEVADNSGARKVMVIQIYGGSNKRTAEIGDRVLVTVKEALPNTKAEKGKKYKAVIVRQKRTLQRKDSAIRFDKNACVLINENGDPVGTRVFGPVARELRTQGFMKIISLAPEVL
- the rplP gene encoding 50S ribosomal protein L16; amino-acid sequence: MLQPKRTKHRKMHKGRIHGKATSGALLNFGAYGLKSIEPNRVTARQIEAARRAITRHMKRQGRLWIRIFPDVAVSKKPAEVRMGSGKGSPEFWACRVHPGRIMFELDGVPLDVAKRAFELASAKLPVKTKFVARPVEGV
- the rpmC gene encoding 50S ribosomal protein L29, translated to MKQSDIKKMTNDEIEKKVLDLKKESMNLRFQMVSGQLENPARFRQIRREIAQMKTHLNQSQSK
- the rplE gene encoding 50S ribosomal protein L5 codes for the protein MYKPRFKELYEKTIRPQLKTEFAYKNDMQIPTIEKIVINMGVGEAVRDSKKVKKASEELTLIAGQKAVETKAKKSVAIYKLREGMSIGCKVTLRGARMYDMLDRLITVALPRVRDFRGLSSKSFDGKGNYAFGLKEQIVFPEIDYDTVDDIRGMDIIIVTTAKTNEEALSLLNGFGMPFQKR